The sequence CCTGGAGGATGACGAGGTCACGGGTGTAGATCGCCCCGACCAGCAGCCGGCCGATGCCGGGCAGCGCGAAGATCGATTCCACGATCAGCGTGCCCCCGAGCAGGCGGCCGATATTGATGCCGGTCACCGTCACCAGCGTCAGCGACGAAGGCTTGAGCGCATGCACGAACAGGATGCGCGATGGCTTGAGCCCCTTGGCCTTGGCAAGCGCGATATAGTCCTCCTGCAAGGTCGCGATCATGTCGGAGCGCAGCACGCGCATGATTCCAGGCCATTCCGCCAGCGCCAGCGTCAGCGCCGGCAGCACGAAGAAGCGCAAATTGGACAGCGGCTCCTCGGTGAACGGCACATAGCCGGTCGCCGGCAGCCAGTGCAGCTCGACCGCGAACAGGTAGATCAAGAGGATCGCCATCAGAAAGGACGGCATCGACAGCATCGCGAAGGCACTGCCGGTCATGAAGCGGTCGAAGGCGCCGCCGGCGCGCGCGGCGCAGGCGATCGCGACGGGAACGCCGATCAGCAGCCCGATGAACTCGGCCATCAGCATCAGCTGAAGCGAGACCGGAATGCGCTCGGCGACCGCCTGCAGCACGGTCTGACCGGTGCGGAACGAGCGGCCGAGATCACCCTGCAGCACGTGGCCGAGCCAGCTCAGGTAGCGCCACCACAACGGCTGGTCGAGCCCCATGTCACGGCGCAGCGCCGCGACATTCTCCGGCGTCGCCTGGTCGCCGAGGATGACGAAGGCAAGATCGCCGGGGAGCAGCGAGGCGATCAGGAAGGTGAGCAGCGAGACGGCGAGCAGCACCGGCAGGATGGCAAGCAGCCGCCGAACGACGAAGTTCAGCATCGCACATTCATTCCAG is a genomic window of Bradyrhizobium sp. CB1717 containing:
- a CDS encoding ABC transporter permease, whose protein sequence is MLNFVVRRLLAILPVLLAVSLLTFLIASLLPGDLAFVILGDQATPENVAALRRDMGLDQPLWWRYLSWLGHVLQGDLGRSFRTGQTVLQAVAERIPVSLQLMLMAEFIGLLIGVPVAIACAARAGGAFDRFMTGSAFAMLSMPSFLMAILLIYLFAVELHWLPATGYVPFTEEPLSNLRFFVLPALTLALAEWPGIMRVLRSDMIATLQEDYIALAKAKGLKPSRILFVHALKPSSLTLVTVTGINIGRLLGGTLIVESIFALPGIGRLLVGAIYTRDLVILQGVVLLVACGFVIVNFIVDMLYAVLDPRIRHGHA